In Pajaroellobacter abortibovis, the following are encoded in one genomic region:
- the epmA gene encoding EF-P lysine aminoacylase EpmA, protein MVHKHLVERAHIISAIRHFFEERAFLEVETPLLVPSPGLDLHLNAFEVLEGRTGKTYYLSTSPEYQMKRLLAEGYSKIMQITKCFRQGEIGERHNPEFTMVEWYRASAGMEDMIKDTEELIGYVTGGVVRLDNRVLNTSPPFARITVCEAFERYASFSPHETLALAADAEDDFFRLLVETIEPALAQLDHALFLTDYPATQASLARTKPENRLLAERFELYIAGVELCNGFGELVDPQEQRFRLEQEQAKRRASQRPVYPIDERFLTSLAQGIPPSGGNALGVDRLVALTCGTNQIQQVISFTIDEL, encoded by the coding sequence ATTGTGCACAAGCATCTTGTTGAGCGCGCTCACATCATCTCAGCGATTCGCCATTTCTTTGAAGAACGAGCATTTCTGGAAGTAGAGACCCCTCTTCTCGTCCCTTCGCCTGGACTCGATCTTCACCTCAATGCGTTTGAAGTGTTAGAAGGACGTACAGGAAAAACCTATTATCTCAGCACCTCTCCTGAATATCAGATGAAACGACTCCTCGCCGAGGGGTATTCCAAAATCATGCAGATCACCAAATGCTTTCGGCAAGGTGAGATCGGAGAGCGGCACAACCCAGAGTTCACCATGGTGGAGTGGTACAGAGCTTCTGCAGGCATGGAAGACATGATCAAGGATACAGAAGAGCTGATCGGTTATGTCACTGGAGGGGTCGTTCGGCTGGACAATCGGGTTCTCAACACATCTCCCCCTTTTGCTCGAATAACCGTATGTGAAGCCTTTGAACGATATGCATCTTTCTCCCCTCATGAAACCCTTGCGCTAGCCGCTGATGCAGAAGACGATTTCTTTCGACTCCTGGTTGAAACTATCGAACCTGCTCTCGCTCAACTTGATCACGCTCTTTTTCTAACCGATTACCCTGCGACGCAAGCTTCCCTCGCACGCACAAAACCCGAAAATCGACTTTTGGCAGAACGATTCGAGCTGTATATAGCAGGAGTAGAGCTGTGCAACGGTTTTGGTGAGCTTGTCGATCCTCAAGAGCAGCGATTCAGACTGGAGCAAGAGCAAGCCAAAAGGCGCGCCTCTCAGCGACCGGTCTATCCTATTGACGAGCGATTTTTGACCTCCCTCGCTCAAGGAATTCCCCCGAGCGGTGGCAATGCCCTAGGCGTCGATCGCCTGGTTGCCCTCACCTGCGGAACCAATCAAATCCAGCAAGTGATCAGCTTTACCATCGACGAGTTATAA